The DNA sequence AATTGGACACCTCATCAGTGTCCAATTTTGCCCCATATAAAAATAATTTAACGTGAAAAATCCAATACAATACTTCATATACTCAGGTACATTGGCTTTATTGCTCTTTTTTGTTCTCTCCTCTTTTACTGCTCAGAAACAGCAAATGAAAATGGCAACACAGGAAACAACACCCTACGTTATTCCTCAAAAGTCTGAAGATATAAGCCCATTATTAATCGGAGAAAAAATTCCTGTAGCCACTTTGTTGGACGCTACCGGAAAGAGTTTCGATCTTAATGCCGCAATCGCTCAAAAACCTACCATTCTGATATTTTACAGAGGAGGCTGGTGCCCTTACTGTTCAAAACAGCTTTCAGGATTACAGGACATCGTACCTGACCTGGAAAAAACAGGATATCAGATCATCGCGATCAGTACCGATCAGCCTGATGAGCTTATGCAGTCCGCGAATAAAGAAAAATTAAGTTACACCCTTTTGTCAGATGCCGATCTCAAAGTTTCAAAACAAATGGGTATTGCCTTTAAAGCTCCAAAAGGCTATTGGGAGATGCTTCTGAAAACAACAGGAGGAAAAAATATTGATTTACTATTACCTGTTCCTTCGGTATTTATTTTAGATAAAAAAGGAACTATTCATTTTGAATACATTAATCCTGATTTTAAACAAAGACTCCAGCCAGACTTATTAAAATCAGTGGCTCAAAATATAATAAACAATTTATAATTACAACGACAATGACCTATACAAACAAAAAAATACGCTTTTTATTAAACCTTATGGTTTTATTATTTGCTGTAAACTTTATGACAGCACAACAAAAGGCAAGTAAAAACAGTACTCCTACAGAGGAAATTAATTTCAGAAACAGCAGCTGGAAGGAAGTAACTGCTGAGGCAAAGAAAAGCGGAAAAACTATTTTCGTTGATGCATACACCAGTTGGTGTGGTCCTTGCAAGCTATTAAAACAAACTACTTTTAAGGATAAAATGGCAGCCACTTACTTTAACAAAAGCTTCATTAATTATACCGTTGACATGGAAAAAGGGGAAGGTATTCAGCTGGCAAAGGACTGGAAGGTCAATTCATATCCTTCTCTGTTGTTTTTCAATTCTGACGGCAAAATGGTGCTCAAACAAATCGGGTATGTAGATGGTAAGAGGCTTACCGAACTGGGGAAAGAAGCACTTGCCAAAAAATAATTAATTTTAAAGTAGCGAACACTGCTTATTTAATAAAAAGCCAGTATAATACATCAAAAAAGTATGATCCGGAAATACGAAGACAAGTCTACCCTCGCCCGTTTTATTATGCATATTAATAATGAGGAATTAAAGGGTATCGGGTTACGAAACGGCTCGCCTGTACCTATAAACACTTTTGTATATAACAAAGGGGAGGCACAATCTGTAACGATAGATGAAATAGAATATACGATGCCCGAAGGCTGCATATTACCTCTGGTGGCAAGCCTCCATTTTGTTTTTGAACATCCGGATCAATTGATTGCATGGCAGTTTAACCGCGAATTCTACTGTATTGTCGATCATGATACAGAAGTAGGTTGTGTTGGGTTTCTGTTTTATGGGATCCAGCATCCGATGTTTATCAAACTGAGCGAAGCAGAGAAAAAAGCCATGTTCCAACTCGAAAAACTATTTCATGATGAATGGAAATCCAGCGATAATTTCCAGGGAGAAATGCTGCGTACCCTCCTTAAACAGCTCATTATAAAAACGACCCGTATTGCCAAGCAGCAAAACGATAGCTATCAACAGTTTTCTGATGAGAAAATGGATATGGTAAGAAAATTCATGTTGGTTCTGGAAGGAAACTTCAAACAGGAGCATGGGGTGAATTTTTATGCAGCGGCCCTTAATAAATCGCCAAAGACCCTGAGTAATATTTTTGCTATTCTAAAACAACCCGCCCCTTCTAAAGTGATCCAAAGCAGAATCATTCTGGAAGCAAAACGATATCTTCATTATACCGATAAGTCGGTAAAAGAAATAGCCTATGAGCTGGGATTCGAAAGTTCAGCCCACTTCAGCCGTTTCTTCAAAATGTATTCCGGTGCTAATGCCTCAGAATTCAGAAATTCATAAAATTCATCCCGATTCGGGGACTTCTTGACAATCAGTTATCGCCTTCTACGAGGGCGAATACGAATTATATCTCTACCAAGACAAAAGCAAACCTATTCTATCCATTATCTTGATACCGGATTGACAAAGATTTTATTTTCAAAATTCTGTAAACACCTGAATTATGTCCAAGTACGGTGAAATACAACACCTGAAAACACGCTCTTTTAGTTGATAAACATAGGGTTACATAACACCCTAGCACACTTAAATTAATATTTTATTAAAAAATAGAATTTAACATATTGTATATAAGAAAATCTTGTTATTTTTACCAAATAAACAAAATATTAGGATTAATTAATATAAACAACATGGTCGTTACTAATAAAAGAAAAGTCGTTCTTAAAATGAGAATTCTTATGGCATTATTGATTATTGATGTTTTCCTGG is a window from the Chryseobacterium sp. T16E-39 genome containing:
- a CDS encoding peroxiredoxin-like family protein; translated protein: MKNPIQYFIYSGTLALLLFFVLSSFTAQKQQMKMATQETTPYVIPQKSEDISPLLIGEKIPVATLLDATGKSFDLNAAIAQKPTILIFYRGGWCPYCSKQLSGLQDIVPDLEKTGYQIIAISTDQPDELMQSANKEKLSYTLLSDADLKVSKQMGIAFKAPKGYWEMLLKTTGGKNIDLLLPVPSVFILDKKGTIHFEYINPDFKQRLQPDLLKSVAQNIINNL
- a CDS encoding thioredoxin family protein; its protein translation is MTAQQKASKNSTPTEEINFRNSSWKEVTAEAKKSGKTIFVDAYTSWCGPCKLLKQTTFKDKMAATYFNKSFINYTVDMEKGEGIQLAKDWKVNSYPSLLFFNSDGKMVLKQIGYVDGKRLTELGKEALAKK
- a CDS encoding helix-turn-helix domain-containing protein; translated protein: MIRKYEDKSTLARFIMHINNEELKGIGLRNGSPVPINTFVYNKGEAQSVTIDEIEYTMPEGCILPLVASLHFVFEHPDQLIAWQFNREFYCIVDHDTEVGCVGFLFYGIQHPMFIKLSEAEKKAMFQLEKLFHDEWKSSDNFQGEMLRTLLKQLIIKTTRIAKQQNDSYQQFSDEKMDMVRKFMLVLEGNFKQEHGVNFYAAALNKSPKTLSNIFAILKQPAPSKVIQSRIILEAKRYLHYTDKSVKEIAYELGFESSAHFSRFFKMYSGANASEFRNS